ACCGAGGCACAGCCGGAGTGTGGGGTGGCCCCGGGGAGGCTGAGAGCCAAAAGAAAATCCTCGAAGCCGTCTTTGCAGGTAATGACGTCGAGGGACAGGGCTGACCGCGTGTGTGGGGACGCGGGGGTTGGGGATAGGCGTGAGAGGATAGAAAGCGTTCTTTAGGTCTGGGAGAGCTCCAGTCTTCAGGCCGGAGGGTGCGCTCCAACTTCAACTCTGTGAACAGGCGCGCGCACCGGCGGACAGAACCACGGGGATTAGTTGAAGCGTCGGGATGAGATTAAACGAAACCGTTGGGGCATGTAGTGTTCCAGTCTTAACATCCTGGCGGTTCTCCTGCAGAGCTTCATATCGGTATGGTTGTCCAAGGCGCGCGACTCGCAATTCTAGATTTTTGCAGTGAACGATTTCACGTTATCCGAGGCGGTTTTTTGTgacttcttctttcgtctttctggaCTCTCTTGCATGCGGCTTCTCCCCCCGGGGGTCGTCAATAGGTCTTCCTCACCCTGTGTTTGTGCCTTCCCACTGTTGCCTTTCATCTCGCATTCTCGCTTTCCCTCTGTGTTAACTGCTCGACGTTGAACGCGTCCCTGTCTTCCGTGCTTTCTGcattttctcccttctgcaGAAGTGCAGCGACAGCACCCAACCACGTCCCTGCCGCGCATCGCCCTCGGCTCCCTTCACCCTTCTGCTCTCGACTCTGCCGACATGGAGGTCCGATCGCGGCCTCCTGGCCACtgcagtggagaggaaaTTCCCCTGGGCGTTAGAGTTCTCTCGCGCATGACTGCTCTCCTGACAGCCTACGGTCTCTCGTTCATCGAAGTTCGCCACGAAAACGAAGTAAgcgaggggagacgcagaaagggGAGGGTGAAGAGTGCCGTTTTGACCCTTTGAAATATGAGCGCCAAACGGGGGCGTGGAAGTCATTTCAAGCGTGAGATAGACGGTTCTGTGTAACATTCGGGATCCGGGCCAGGACAAAGGTGGAGACTGGGGGAACGGCGAAAGTCGACCTTGTCACTGCTGCCGCGAACGCGCCTCGCTATGGCGTGCTGTTCATGCTTGCTCAATGTTTTCCAATTGTACAGTGGGCTTCTGTTCCGGGGCGTTTGCCGCCTTTCTGTATTTGGCTGCGGGAGTCTCACAGTGTGTCTTTGactgccctctctctcctcttcattGCGACGTGTGTGCTCTGCCTCTTGCGGATACAGGTCTCCGAGTTCCCCCATAAACGCATCCATTCTTCGTATCGGCTGGAGCCGCCTCTGGATCTCTTGCTGTCTTTGGACGActgtcgcatgcagctcaCAAACTACAAGCAGGCGCAGCAGCGTCGACAGGGAGGGACTGCCCGGCCTTCTCAgtcttcgttgtctttcttctcgtctgcctcaGAGCCTGCTGCTTCGATTTCGGTTTCAGGCCTCCCGCGAGCGCCGGCGCCCTTTggctctcctctgtctgcgtcgaaCAAAAATCAAGCGGACGACTTTGTGTCGGCGTTCCTCGTCCCTCGGCTCCACCCGCTTGCGTCGCTCTCCGATCGTGCCTGCAGTTTCCTGATGGTGGCGAAGCGTCTGCTGAATGACGACGGTCTCTCACCTCTCTCGGGCGTGCTGGTAAAGGAGAACAAGGCCCGGTCCACGAAGAAGGGCATGAACAAAGGCAAATCTAAGCGACCCGACGATCGACAGGAgacctctttctcctttctggcGAAGCGGCGACCGGACTCTCAGGCGACGCTGGCGGCTGCGATCGTTTTGGTGCGTCATGTCGGCTGGGTCGCCTTCATGCGCGAAACGGGGCGAGGACGGAGGCAAGGTTTCGGTGCTGCGTTGTCTGGCGGGTCCACACTACCGGGCGAAAAGGAAGCGGCCGGAGGGTCGAGTGGACAAGGTCCCCACAAATTGAACGGcggcgcttcttcgcatgcaTACGCGGATGCGGAGTgccgcagaggcgacgcggcAGTGGCCCGCGCCGGGGCAGCGGCAGGAAACGACCTCAGCGTCCCCGGCACGGTCTGGGGGACGACTGAAAATgcgggtgtctctcctcagcttcctttctcgcagCGAGGGAGGAAGCATGGAGAGAACCACAGGGGGGGTCTGGATGTCTGTGGGAATGACCACGGTCagggaaaagcagaggaggcTGGACTTGCCATCCAGCGCATGAGCTTCAAGGACTTCCTCGCTGAACAGACGGCTGTGGCGCACACGATTCGCAGGTGAGACAAGGACAAGATTGGCAGATCTTGCATGGAAAGTTTAAACGTGGTGCAAGTCAatcgtctctgttttcttgttcATTAGACATTGTGTTAAATACTTTCACAGTTTCTTCGAGTTGACAAGTAAAAAAGCAAAGTGCAGCTGCGGGTTTCAAAGCTTATTCTCGAGTCCTTCAGCTGTCCgttcgttcgcttccgcctcAAGCGCTGTGGGGCACTGTGCCCCCCCCGACTCTGTCCCGGCTTCCCCTGAACGTAGCCTGACGTTGAATACTCCACGTCGCCAAGGTACCAAGCATGGCTctgagggaagaaagaaggctgGGTGAGAGGGAAGCTTTTAGcttcgacagaagaaactgcaAAGCTTCTAAACGAAGCCAGctgctgtttttcttctgcgtgtctctggGTTCGTGCGACATCTGTCGGTGCCACCGTGCTTgttctcttgtgtctcttccttggATATGCGTTCTTGCAGATTCGGCTGCGTCGTCCACCTACTCCCCGCCtcgcagaaggcgagcaaaaacgagaaggaaaaaggcgTCGGGAACATCGGCACGCGTTCCCTGGTCATGTGTctcctgcagagacagcagaaatCGGTGAAAGGGATGGATCAGAAGGAGGAACAGAACGGAAGGGGAGACGGGGCCGCCGAGCCTAGAGATCAGCGCGAGAAGGCCGACGGAAAAGCTGGACAGTGCACGGGAACTCAGGAAGCAAACGGCGACACGCAGGCGAAAGAAAATCACCCGAAGAAAGACAATGACAGCTTCTGTGTGATCCGTAACGTAGCCGACATGTATCGCGCAAGCACAAATGGATATTTCAAGTTCCTTGAGGGCCGCTGCAACGCTGTCGTCCAGGCAGTCTCTGACGACCTGTTTCTGTGAATCAGCATGAGAGCCTGTGATGATAAAGCGCACATGCCTATCCTTCGCTGAATCCGAGGAAGTACACAAAAGACGGTCGCTTCCACGGCAACAACGGGCCGAAAGCCCAGACAGCTTTATCCTGTCATTTCTAGGTCAGAGCAACTCTGGCTGTCCCCCCTGTTCCTGGGGGGCTTTTCCGTGAGAGGATACACTCGGTACCCTGTTTCTGATTCTCATTCGCGAAGCCACGCTCAGGAAGGAGCTATGGGCCTCGACGGTATGtgctttgtttccttttgtAATTTCTGTGTATCCCTGTAAGTCACTTGGGAGGCCAGCAGTGAAAAGCAACGTGACGTGGAGCAAGACCGAGTCTCGATCAAAACATCCACATCTCACTTCCGTTCTCTAGTTTTTGTCGCGACGCTTCACTCCGCAAAACATGTATGTGGTGGTATGTCTATTTAACAGCGAATTTCACGAAACTAGTCACGCCCAGCCCTTAATCGACACCGCAATCTCCATCGtacttttctctttcgtcagCACCCACAACTTCAGCGAAACGAACAGCCTTCTCTCGAACGTTTTAATCGAAGGCGAGGAATGAGTTTCATTCCCGATTTCATCTAAGACACTGCGCACAGACAAACGTAAGAGTTTCAACATAGTTTGAGTCCTAAGGAAACCAGAACAGGCAAGTTGTTCCAAGCATTTTCTTTCGAAGACCGTATTTCATTACTTAGGTCAGTAAATTGGTGGTGGCGAGACGTTCAGAAGCCGAAACGCGATCATAGAGAAAAAGTGCGGTATTGTTCTCGTAAGCATGACACCTCCCTGTCGCGTCATCACCTGGGGCTCCTGTCTACTGTCATGAGCCTTTCGCGTCTGGTAGGCAACAGAATTATTGGATAGTCTGTGGAACTTCACAAGAAGCGAATGGCACCACTTTTCTGTAAATCAGTCTCTTCTAATATGGTTGTGGCTACAAACGCGCTTCCTGTTTTGCTACTTTCCTTTGCTGGAGGATGTTCTTTTAAACATAAATGTCCATcatgtttctgtgtgttttctctcgtttggtgcctctcttctgtgcgGGCCAAAACTTTTCGATTTCGAAATTCACGATAGAATACCTCTGCGGATCCTGGAACGGACCACCCATCCGGAGGACGAGAACGCCTTCTCCGAGTTCACTCTAATACGACAAGAGGAATGGCCTAAAAAGCAGTGGAATGCCGATTGAAACGCAGTTGTGAGCCAATTTCGTCATGAACAGCAAGTTGCAGCAGCCAAGACCTTTGCCATCCTTCCCTAGCCGAGAAAAGCCCCAAGTCTCCATCGAAATCAAGACAGTTCGCATCCCGTCGGACAGCAGAGAGCAGGCTTAAAGAACGAGTAAAGCCTGTCAGTTTAACGGTCGGGGAGTGGTCGGTAGAGAATCTGCCGAGCCGGCAAGTTCTGCTGCTCTACACATAGCAGCCGCCATGAGAGTCTTGTAATCCATGGAAATCAGAGGCGTGGCAGCTGCGGCAAACCTGATGAAAACGAACAGACAACACTCTACCGGTGCTTTGGTGAGCACAAGTGAGCCGTGAAGAGACAACAGGTAACTAAAATGAGGAAACGCTGACGCTCCTGTCCGTAGCAAATCACTTTCCTTGGTGATTGACTGCAGAGAAGCCATACACTCTGGGTAACGAGAGAAGTTCCTGCCCATCTCTGTCCTAATAGTGAAGACAAACTCAACCGGAGTAACGCGCTCCGTGGTGGCCGGCCGAAACACGATTGCAAAGATGTCTGTGGTCTGTCTCTTGACTTCCCATTTCCTGTCTTGTGAAGAAAGGAAATTGGTTTAGGACTTTCTCGGAAACTGAGTTCTTTCATCTCACCGTTCAGCTGCCATGAAAAATGGCGGTCCTGGATCTGCTTGGGACAGCTCGCTGACGGTCTCATGCTTTTTCACCTCGCGTTTGTCGCTTCTAGCACAGTATTCATCTGCGCTTCTGCAGTTAGTGCGCCCGCTTAACGAATTTCGAGACGTAACGCTGCCCGATGATATCCCCGCTCTGCCATATGCAGTTCCTCGgtctcttcgcgttcctTCCCGTACCGGCTTTCCACTGTGGGAGTTCGCCGATGTGCAGGAAACGGTGCTGAGATCCAGCGGGCTTGCGCCGCCATCTCTCAATCTGCGAGGTTTCTGTCCGTAAGGAAGTTTCGGAGCTGCTCCTTTGCCGAGATCCGTAAGTTCCGTAGGCACTTGATCGACGGCTGTGGCTGCGCCTGACCCACGCGTGGCCGATCGCGATGCAAGGAGTCCCCCGCTTCGCGAAGAATTCAGGCTTATGTTTCTCGTGGATAACAATGTGTTGTTTCTCCTGCTTGCTGAAAAAGCCGACGAGTCGCGTGGAGTGGATCCCTTGTTGTGCAACAAAGAGCGCCGCTCGTTAGGACTTTTCGTGGCTGACAACGAATCTTCCGAGGCAGGAGGACTCACCGCAGGCGAACGAAGAGGTGCTCCTGCATCCGAAAACGTCGCGTCTGCGCCGTTCCCGCGCATGTTCCCGCAGCCGATTCCTTTGGTTAGTGGGCATGAAGCATTTCTGGAATCGAGGTAGTGCGGCTCGGCAGGAGGCACACTAGAGAGAGTTGAGGGTCGAGAGGGGTCTGAACCTTGCCCGTTCACAGACATGTTTTCTGAAACGATAGGAGACGATGCACTGTTAGGAAGCAAGCAACATGCCATCGCGCGAATGGTTTCTTTATCGAAAGTGCGCAAGTTGCGCTGAACTTCCGTGAGGGCCGGAGAcagcgtttctttctgtgcaCTAGGCCACTGGGAACGACCAGAAATTGCGTCTGCGAGGATCGCCAGCCTGGTTTTTTTTGGCGGCCAACGCGTCATAACATAACTCGCGTgccaacgcatgcatgcccaTTTGGCGAGGTTTGAATTGTGGACCGAGATAGCGCGATGGAgcgcgaaaaacagacacatgGCGGAGGCGCGACGCTGGCGGTCCACAGCCTCCCCGCATTTGCCCAACAAAGTCGAAACGAAGAGTTCCAGATTTCGGTAGCCGATGGAATTCTCTTGAGGAGACGGCAACACACATTTGTACGATACACAAGTGTCCGGCAGAAAACGGCACAGACTCGCGCAGCCCGACGGCACTTGATCGGAGGATTCGTTTGTGGTTCCTGAACCAATGCTGGTGGGCAGCATGGACGGCTGTCCTACAGTTCCCTGAAGTAGATGTGGCGTCTGTGATGTGGCAACCATCCCCTGATCTTGCCCAGTgagttgtttttctgtttggCCTGAGGCGTCTTCTGACTCCTCGACTGAGAGCCGTATGTCACCGCCACAGCAGGGCATCATGGATGACGCATTATCTGCACTGTACGTGCCTGCGTTCGAAGCCTGGTGTTCGCCAACCACCGCCTCCGAAGTTGGCAACATAGTTGGATAGCTTCCCTCGAGGCCAGAGGCAAAAAACCACGAATCCCCAGTAAAGAAGGAACCAGAATAGCATGCACACGCCTGAAGGTAGCCGGACACAGCAAAAGGAAAGGATTTTGCACCAGGAAAGGGAACTTCAGCAGTCTCAAGAAGCCCACCTACCAGTGCGATACTGTTTGTTTCACGGACACATTCCGCTCCCTCCAAACACGATGTTACAGGCACTATCGGTAGGTTAACAGACGGTCTAAACAGCTTCACAGTTGGCGCGCCTGTGCtagagggaaggaaaaaagtGGACTGCCAGCGAATCTGAGAGAACAGCACTACTACGCGATGCGACGTTTGCGTAAAGCAGACTCTTCCTGTTGTCAGAAAGCTGATCGAAACACcgggaagagaggcagaatCATACCAACTGAAGAAAACATATGAGCTATCGCTCCCCAACTCGCGAATCCAATGACTCCCACGATCATAGTGAAGAATAACGATGCTGATGACAACGCCCTTTCGACCGAAACCGGTTTTTTACTAAACGCCGACCAACAGGATCAAACAAAGGAACGTCTCTACGCGGCAACAAACCATACACGAATAAGCCTCTGCTTTTTAATAGATTCACCAGAAAAGTGACAGAAACTCAACTGTCTTCCAAGGAACGCTTTCAAAACCACTTCACGGGGTTGTAGCCAAAGGTTGAGTACGAATGCGAATCAGTCAGCgccgagaggaaacggagagaaaacatgACCGATGATGCACGCAGACGGCTCATTTGCATCCACATGAGGTCGGTGATAATAATATGGCAACACAAATGTTCTGTCATTGCCTGGCAATTGCTTCCAGAGACAAACAAGCAGATCGTTTGACAGTTCTCAGTACAGCCTACGGCACATGAGAGCGTAGGACTGCTTTTCCTTACCGCTTCGGATGCTTCGGTTTGCAGGCTGTCTCAGGGTTTCAATTTTTTCGAGGAGCAAGAAAATCTGATGATCACGAGCAGACAGTGTGGACCTCAACGCAGCAGTTTGTTCGAGTAGTTGTGGAAAAAGTGGCAGGGGCAGTCGTAGTAGAACGCATGTTTCCCTCTCCAGCGCACGGCTGTCTTACAGCGTTCGAGTCTTGTGCAAATCAGTTGTGACCAGCAAACCTAGTCCTCTCCATGCATTACGAAAATAAAAGTAAAACCACCGGGCAAGTGTTGCAAGTTTTTAGACTCGTCTAAAGGGGTAACATTTCTGCCGTACTTCCAGCAGACGGGCAGCAGACTAGCCCTGACGGTCGAAGTCGCACTTGTACACATGGACTCGGTCGACGTAAAGAAAATCCGTGATCCGCAAAAAAGCAAGATCATTTGCTCACCAACATGAATTAAACGGACCGAAGGACTTCGATTTTTCGAACCAGATATTCACCGCCATCAACTCATTGTCAAGTAAGATGAACAAACGCAACTTTTCACATTTACCGCGCCACGGTACGGGCAGCACAGCCAACAAAGCGCTGCAGGGCTTCGGCCAAGTCAGGTGGCTGCGTTGCTCATGGTCTCAGTTGCACCAGCTATCCACATCAAAACGGGTAAGTTCGAGAACCGTGAACAAAATCCACGTCTTTCTTGTTTTAAATAACCGGAAATTGCTCTTTTGAAAGGGAGCTGTGCCGCACCGACGTATTGTATGGTGCTCGTAAATCTTTTAGAGACGCCGCGCTCCCCCCAGTGGAGGGGTCACTGCCGATGTCTTGTACACCTACTGAGGCAGGGCACAAAGAGCGACCAGGATGCACTGGAGAAGGGGGGCCCGCCGCTGTCGTCCGTAGCAGACACTCGTGATGAATTGGGTTTCGGCTCTGTCGTGGACACTGCCAACATACAGGTTTCTCAGTTTTGGGTACAAACAAAAGAGATTCAGTGTGCCTTGGTGCTGACGACCAACACTTTGTCGATTTCTGGTGCATATGAGACGCACAGAGCGGGCGGCGACCCTTCTCATTACCCGCGCTGGTCCGATTTCGTTTGCAATAAGCACAGCAACTTCTTATCTTAGTTTCCAGGTCTCTGTGAGAAATGATGGGTTCCAATGCTGTCGGAAAATGCAACCAGCACATGCCTCACAGGTGGCTGCAAGGTACAGGCTCCTTGACAAACGGGGAGAGATCGTGGGGTCTTAGAAAAACAGGTGAGTGCATCGACAGGCAGGATATGTTTTTACTTATCCTGTTCCCAGTGACTAACCGGGGTGGTTATGACGTTATACTCTTCCTCTACATGGCACAGTTTGGTGGCGAAAACTGTGGCGTTCTACTGACCACACCGGGAACTATCTTGCCAGAGTCTATGAGGCACCGAGCATGTGAGGCAGATGTTTGGCTGTGTTACGTGTTGCGCTAAAACATTGCGGTCACGCCACTGCtcaaaaaggagagaacactGCCTCTTTTTGCTGGCTGGTAGTGTCTTACAGAAGCAGTCGACGCCTCTCTGACAGAGTTGCAACGCACTGCGGACGACTACAACGGATCTTGAGTTCAACCTTGACCATGCAGTTGGGCGACATCTTCCAGGCCCAGTGAACAAACAAGGAGGTCACCCCTCTGCTGATCGTAGCGCGTTGTGTTGAGCTGCTTTTCGGGTAGTGCCGCATCTGACTCATGAAAGACACGTAAACTACAATGTAGTGCGACCTACCGGGGAACGGTCCCCTTTAAATATCTGACTCCACAAATGTTGGTGTCGTCCACAGGAGAACACGCTGTTGCTCGTGAGGAGTTTGGCGTCTCACGCATTGACTTGCATCTCCGAGACCGGCACGGGGAAGCGTGATTAAAAGGAGGAATGAACGTTGTTTATATGCTTTCGACAGTGGTGAAACAGATATTAATCCCGCAGAATTCGTGAACAGCACACAGCGAAACCATTCGTCTCGCTCGCAACGTTTTAGGGTTTTGGTGTTCTGCGTCATTTGGCCTGCGCCACCGGGCATGATGGTTGCCCCTGCGCTCGCACTGAGATATTCCTGATGAACGAAAAATCTGTCCTGAGTTGCCGTGAGGTCGAGAGCGTTGAACAAAGAGAGTCATGAACGATCAGCTGccgaacgaagaagacgacttTCGGTCTCCAATGGCACCGGTATTGTGCCGTAAACATCGCCGAGGCGCCACAGAATTTCACATCGTTCTATGCTTACAAAGAAAGCAAAGGATTACGACACTGTTGGTAACACAAGTTCTGTCAGTCTTTCGTCTACAGCGGTGGTGGGTAAGAGGGTACGATAGCATACCACCGTCAGAAGAAACGTGCGGGTCTTGCAGCAGTTCAGACTCATTTACAAGAGAAACCTTCATTTGGAAGTTGTCGAGTAGCTCGTGACCCACACAGTGTTGATGCAGGTAGGTGTCTAAACCCGTCAGAAGAAATGGACCTCTGACACGCATATGGGGTACTGAGCCGGAAGCTGCTGGGCATAACGTGCCGGTAGCAGCTTTCATCATACTGCCGGGACGGGACTGTGGCTACCCCTCTTTCTACACAACGGAAGTCACAGTCCCGCGCTAAGAAGTCACTGCACCGGTGAGGTTAGCAACGAACGCATGCATTGAGACGCCGACAATTTAATCTTTTCTGAGTCGACATATTCCTCCGCCTGCCCCAGAAAAGTCCAGATAACAGACCCAAGGGGTCCCCTTTGTGTGCTGCGTGCAGCACGGCGTATTTCCATTATTGCAAGTGTCACAATTTGTTCTGCGTAATTTCACACGGCCATGGCACAGTAGCATTCATGCTGTTTTCATTCCCTGTGCATCACCATCCCCCGAACGCCTGGTTCGTTGTATATAATGGGTTTTCGTCCGTTACACAGGCACCTATGCAGAAGCGAGCGTCGGTTGCGACAGCGCATACGCAAAAACAGCGACAGTACTTATTCCCCGAGTCACCACGATAACACGCCGTCTAACAAGCCAGAAACTGAAAGATTGGGCTTTTCGGTGGAAAGAAGGCATCATCCCCAAACAAAAGGAGACATGCACTCCACGATGTGTGTGATGTGACCGGGCAATCACATACGTAAACTCGTCGCCCTCAACTTAATGCGCACCCAAAATTTGCTGACGCCGGTCGGTACACTGCCCCCCTCTGCACATTCAACTTGTCCTTGTTGGCATGACTGCTTGTTTCACTTTCAGTCTCCCTTCAGGACGCGTATCATATGAACCCACCACACATTAGGTGGCTCCGGGCTGATCAAGCCACTCTACAGGATAGCAGGCCTTGACAGCAAAGAAACAAGGTCCATAACGGGTGATGGCGACGTTCACGAATGTCGTTTTCGGTGCCTGTCAAGGGGAAATGTGGGTCCTTAAGGAACTTGCATGCAAGCCCTACGCATTCATTGGAGGACCGACTACTCCATGAAGACGCGAATGCATCTGCCATTCAGATCCCCGCCATCGAAACGAGCTGCGAGCACACGCGCAGGCATGAGATGCCCAGGAATATAGCGACAGCTGTAATTCTCAGGCAGAGTCTCAGGCATAACAATGCGGCTTGCTCCCAGTCTCCACGAAACGACCGGAGTCACCGTTCCTTGCTATACCCACATATCGTAGCGAGCAGGCGCAATAAAGACGAAATAATTTCtctcacacacaccgcagaTACGCACCGCCTAAAAGGTAACGACTGTCAAGGACTGTGAAACGGACGCAAacacaaacagaagaacCAGCTAAGCGAGCACGTACACAGGAGTGCTCCGGCAAAACTATACACGACCGCGACACGTACGACGCAAACGAAATATTCGTCCCCGCAAAGCGCCCGCCACATCGGAAACGCGGCGGACATGATTTCCAAAGAACAAACTGCGAGCACGACCACACTTCTAGCAGCTGTAGACACACACGCagcggtgtatgtacagccaGAAGGGCACGCCCATGTACATTCGCTCCCGCAGCATCA
This Toxoplasma gondii ME49 chromosome VIII, whole genome shotgun sequence DNA region includes the following protein-coding sequences:
- a CDS encoding hypothetical protein (encoded by transcript TGME49_270890) — encoded protein: MLPTSEAVVGEHQASNAGTYSADNASSMMPCCGGDIRLSVEESEDASGQTEKQLTGQDQGMVATSQTPHLLQGTVGQPSMLPTSIGSGTTNESSDQVPSGCASLCRFLPDTCVSYKCVLPSPQENSIGYRNLELFVSTLLGKCGEAVDRQRRASAMCLFFALHRAISVHNSNLAKWACMRWHASYVMTRWPPKKTRLAILADAISGRSQWPSAQKETLSPALTEVQRNLRTFDKETIRAMACCLLPNSASSPIVSENMSVNGQGSDPSRPSTLSSVPPAEPHYLDSRNASCPLTKGIGCGNMRGNGADATFSDAGAPLRSPAVSPPASEDSLSATKSPNERRSLLHNKGSTPRDSSAFSASRRNNTLLSTRNISLNSSRSGGLLASRSATRGSGAATAVDQVPTELTDLGKGAAPKLPYGQKPRRLRDGGASPLDLSTVSCTSANSHSGKPVREGTRRDRGTAYGRAGISSGSVTSRNSLSGRTNCRSADEYCARSDKREVKKHETVSELSQADPGPPFFMAAERFAAAATPLISMDYKTLMAAAMCRAAELAGSADSLPTTPRPLN